The genomic stretch GACGGGACTTCCGGATCCGGACGCCCGGCGGGAGCGCCGCGAGAAGGACGAGCAGCTGGCGCGGGACATCGAGTCGCGCGGCATCGAGTGGTTCGTCCCGCACTGGGAGGCGCTTCCGATCTTCTCGACTCAGCGCGCGCTTCCGTCCGAGATTCGGGACGCCCAGCGGGCGCGCAGGCTCCTCCAGCGCCCCGAGGGACTCGCGCGCGCGCTCCGAGGCATGGGCCAGGGATCCGAGGCCGACCTCACCCCGCGGCTCCCGGAGGTCGCGGTGCCCGCGCTGATCCTCGCCGGGGAGCAGGACGCGACGTATCGCGCGCACGCGGAGCGGCTCGCGTCCGGAATCCCGGATTCGAAGCAGGTGGTCATCCGCGACGCCGGCCACAACATCCATCTCGAGCAGCCCGAGGCGCTCGGCATGGTCGTCACCCTCACCCTGAACGAGCTGCGGCGGCAAGGCTCGGCCGCGACCCCGACCCACGACTAGAAGAAGGAGCGCTTCATGCCCGTCGCACCGTCCATCGAGTGGAAGCCGGCCAAGACCTACAAGGACATCCTCTACGAGAAGTCGGAGGGGATCGCGAAGATCACGATCAACCGCCCCGAGGTCCGGAACGCGTTCCGCCCTCAGACGGTCCGCGAGCTGATCGACGCCATGGACGAGGCGCGGGAGGACCCCGAGGTCGGCGTCGTGATCCTGACGGGCGCCGGAGACGAGGCCTTCTGCTCGGGAGGCGACCAGCGCGTCCGCGGCAAGGCGGGCTACGTCGGCGAGGACCAGGTGCCGCGGCTCAACGTGCTCGATCTCCAGAAGCGCATTCGCGCGATTCCGAAACCGGTCGTGGCGATGGTCGCGGGCTACGCGATCGGAGGCGGCCACGTGCTCCACGTCGTGTGCGACCTCACCATTGCCGCCGAGAATGCGCGCTTCGGACAGACCGGCCCCAAGGTGGGCTCCTTCGACGGCGGCTTCGGCTCCTCGTACCTCGCGCGCATCGTGGGGCAGAAGAAGGCGCGTGAGATCTGGTTCCTGTGCCGCCAGTACGACGCGCAGCAGGCGCTCGCGATGGGGCTCGTGAACACGGTCGTTCCCCTCGAGCGCCTCGAGGAGGAGACCGTGGCGTGGTGCCGCGAGATGCTCGCGATGAGCCCGCTCGCGCTTCGCTGTATCAAGGCCGCCATGAACGCCGACTGCGACGGACAGGCGGGACTCCAGGAGCTCGCGGGAAACGCGACGCTTCTCTACTACATGACCGAAGAGGCCCAGGAGGGCCGGGACGCCTACCTTGAACGCCGAAAGCCCCGGTTCGACAAGTTCCGCCGTCTCCCCTGAGAAGGCGCCGGCCATCACGCCCCAGCGTGTGACACGCGTCCCGCCGTCACGGTCGGGCGCGTGGCTCCACGCCTTCCGGATCCCCACCCTCTCGGCATCGCTCGTGCCGGTGCTCGTGGGGACGGTGGTCGCGTGGCGGCACGGCGCGCTGGAGCCGATCGCCGCGACCGCGGCGCTCGTGGGCGCGATCGCCATTCAGATCGGGACCAACCTCGCGAACGATCTCTTCGATTTCCGGAAGGGCGCGGACCCGCCGGAGCGGATCGGACCGCCGCGCGTGCTCCCGATGGGATGGCTCACGGCCTCCGACGTGCGAACGGGCATCGTCATGGCATTCGGGATCGCGACCGTCGCGGGCGCCTATCTGGTCGCGCTCCGCGGGTGGCCGGTCCTCGCGATCGGTGTCGCCTCGATCGCCGCCGGTCTCGCCTACACCGCGGGCCCATGGGCTCTCGCCTACACGGGGCTCGGCGACCTCTTCGTGTTCCTCTTCTTCGGATTCGTCGCGGTGATCGGGACGTACTACGTCCAGACCGGAACGGTGGACCCCGAGGCGGTGCTCGCGGCGATTCCCGTCGGCGCGCTCGCCACCGCAATCCTGGTCGTGAACAACCTCCGTGACGTCGACACCGATCGCGCGGCGCGGAAGCGGACGCTGGCCGTGCTGCTGGGACGAGGCGGCGCTCGGGCGGAGTTCGCCGCCCTCCTGGGCGCGGCCTTCGTCGTGCCTCTGGCGCTCTGGGCGCAGGGGCTCCGGTCGGCGTGGATCCTCCTCCCGTTCGGCGTCGCCATGCTCGCAACGCGCACGCTCCAGACGGTGTTCGAGCACGAGGACGGCCCGTCGCTGAACCGCGCCCTGATCGATGCCGCGCAGCTCCACCTCCTCTTCGGGCTCCTCTTCGCCACGGGGCTCGCGCTCGGATGATCGCGCGCGTCCGTCTCGCCACCTACGCCGTCCCGCTGGACCCCGCGTGGCCGAGCGCCGAGGGCCCCGTGGCGACACGCGAGGGCGCCCTTCTCGTGCTCGAGGAGGACCGCGATCGCGGCGGACACGTCGGCTTCGGCGAGTCCGCGCCGTTCCCCGGCTTCGGCCTCGAGACCTTCGCCTCGAGCGTCGCGTCCCTGAGGCTCGCGGCGAAGTACCTCGTGGGTCTT from Candidatus Eisenbacteria bacterium encodes the following:
- the menH gene encoding 2-succinyl-6-hydroxy-2,4-cyclohexadiene-1-carboxylate synthase, with amino-acid sequence MRGCTPRRRIEIRGLPYSVVAAGLGPASSGTILFLHGFAGGAEDWTWIAEWIRENGFASIAVDLPGHGYTDSPSDPERYAPGSVVRDLTEMLDALGVPAVHVFGYSMGARLALRMALDAPERVRSLILESGTTGLPDPDARRERREKDEQLARDIESRGIEWFVPHWEALPIFSTQRALPSEIRDAQRARRLLQRPEGLARALRGMGQGSEADLTPRLPEVAVPALILAGEQDATYRAHAERLASGIPDSKQVVIRDAGHNIHLEQPEALGMVVTLTLNELRRQGSAATPTHD
- the menB gene encoding 1,4-dihydroxy-2-naphthoyl-CoA synthase is translated as MPVAPSIEWKPAKTYKDILYEKSEGIAKITINRPEVRNAFRPQTVRELIDAMDEAREDPEVGVVILTGAGDEAFCSGGDQRVRGKAGYVGEDQVPRLNVLDLQKRIRAIPKPVVAMVAGYAIGGGHVLHVVCDLTIAAENARFGQTGPKVGSFDGGFGSSYLARIVGQKKAREIWFLCRQYDAQQALAMGLVNTVVPLERLEEETVAWCREMLAMSPLALRCIKAAMNADCDGQAGLQELAGNATLLYYMTEEAQEGRDAYLERRKPRFDKFRRLP
- a CDS encoding 1,4-dihydroxy-2-naphthoate polyprenyltransferase, producing MTRVPPSRSGAWLHAFRIPTLSASLVPVLVGTVVAWRHGALEPIAATAALVGAIAIQIGTNLANDLFDFRKGADPPERIGPPRVLPMGWLTASDVRTGIVMAFGIATVAGAYLVALRGWPVLAIGVASIAAGLAYTAGPWALAYTGLGDLFVFLFFGFVAVIGTYYVQTGTVDPEAVLAAIPVGALATAILVVNNLRDVDTDRAARKRTLAVLLGRGGARAEFAALLGAAFVVPLALWAQGLRSAWILLPFGVAMLATRTLQTVFEHEDGPSLNRALIDAAQLHLLFGLLFATGLALG